One Streptomyces sp. NBC_01217 genomic region harbors:
- a CDS encoding MFS transporter — translation MTTTTLTTATPRSLRNRHAFGFWSVAVAFLSLMAFGTAPTPLWPLYQARDHFGPTEVTIAFAAMVIGAAVSFRLLGHLSDRLGRRRIIVPALAVGIVSAVVLAIWPDLPGLIVGRLITGVAVGLMASTATAYLTDLYQEAYPDRGGSQVPALVASVANLGGLALGPIVSGALAEWVPAPLVTSYVVFTAAMAVLLLLVLATPETVDRELRAEDWPDRFALRPGLHPVFAAAASTGFFAFALMGLFSSLGAIMVRGELGITSTFVVGLAPFTAFAASAAAQLALGKLDQRPQILVGTAVFPIGLALTAIALYHPALWFFLLAVALSGAGAGVLFKGAVTQSAIAAHPASRAGVLAAFFVVAYAGMGLPSIAFSIVIRHAALAPTMIWFALVLSAGAIASVAIVLRHTRPRR, via the coding sequence ATGACCACGACAACACTCACAACCGCGACCCCGCGTTCGCTCCGGAACCGACATGCTTTCGGGTTCTGGTCCGTCGCGGTGGCGTTCTTGTCCTTGATGGCTTTCGGTACCGCGCCCACCCCGCTGTGGCCGCTGTACCAGGCGCGTGACCACTTCGGTCCGACCGAGGTCACCATCGCCTTCGCGGCCATGGTCATCGGCGCGGCGGTCAGCTTCCGCCTGCTCGGTCATCTCTCCGACCGGCTCGGTCGGCGCCGCATCATCGTCCCTGCCCTGGCTGTCGGCATTGTCTCGGCCGTAGTCCTCGCCATATGGCCGGACCTGCCGGGACTGATCGTCGGACGCCTGATCACCGGCGTGGCGGTGGGGCTCATGGCCTCGACGGCCACGGCCTACCTCACCGACCTGTACCAGGAGGCATACCCTGATCGCGGTGGATCGCAGGTACCGGCGCTGGTCGCCTCCGTGGCCAACCTCGGCGGCCTGGCGCTCGGCCCCATCGTTTCCGGAGCGCTCGCTGAATGGGTTCCCGCTCCGCTGGTCACCAGCTATGTAGTCTTCACCGCCGCCATGGCAGTGCTGCTGCTGCTGGTGCTCGCCACCCCCGAGACCGTCGATCGCGAACTCAGGGCCGAGGACTGGCCCGACCGCTTCGCCCTGCGCCCTGGCCTGCACCCCGTGTTCGCTGCTGCGGCGAGCACCGGCTTCTTCGCCTTCGCCCTGATGGGCCTGTTCTCCTCCCTCGGCGCGATCATGGTGCGCGGCGAGCTCGGCATCACGTCCACCTTCGTCGTCGGACTCGCCCCGTTCACCGCTTTCGCGGCCTCCGCGGCGGCACAGCTCGCGCTCGGAAAGCTGGACCAACGTCCCCAGATCCTGGTCGGCACCGCGGTCTTCCCCATCGGCCTGGCCCTCACCGCCATCGCGCTGTACCACCCGGCGCTCTGGTTCTTCCTCCTCGCTGTCGCCCTCTCCGGCGCAGGCGCCGGCGTGCTGTTCAAAGGCGCTGTCACCCAGAGCGCCATAGCGGCCCATCCCGCCTCGCGTGCGGGGGTGCTCGCCGCCTTCTTCGTCGTCGCCTACGCCGGCATGGGCCTGCCCTCGATCGCGTTCAGCATCGTCATCCGGCACGCCGCGCTCGCACCGACCATGATCTGGTTTGCCTTGGTCCTCTCCGCCGGGGCCATCGCCTCGGTGGCGATCGTCCTGCGCCACACCAGGCCCAGGCGCTGA
- a CDS encoding LysR family transcriptional regulator, with amino-acid sequence MEFRNLRHFVALAEERSFTRAAARELIVQSGLSSSVRTLEKDVGALLFVRGTRPVRLTSEGEALVPAARKALEAVEAARQAVRDVRGVLSGRLRIGTLQTIGHTLPFTAWLAEFAHAHPGVDIFVRQAPALQMLEMVAGGELDCALVPALPVYSEGLDVVPLVTEPVVLACAADHPLAGEEQVTLDGLTEERFVDVPRHWAVRAQVDEAFRGAGLTRRIVCEVEEWPLMLDLVAAGVGIAIIPAGLDFTRHGKSGAPLRLIPLAGTDLNRRVDLVIPKGHAATPAARRFLEQVGRSH; translated from the coding sequence ATGGAGTTCCGCAACCTTCGCCACTTTGTGGCGCTCGCCGAGGAGCGCAGTTTCACCCGCGCCGCCGCCCGTGAGCTGATCGTCCAGTCCGGCTTGTCGTCATCGGTCCGCACTTTGGAGAAGGACGTCGGCGCCCTGCTGTTCGTGCGCGGTACCCGCCCGGTCCGACTCACCTCTGAGGGCGAGGCGCTTGTTCCTGCGGCACGGAAGGCCCTCGAAGCGGTCGAGGCGGCCCGGCAGGCTGTCCGAGACGTGCGAGGCGTCCTCTCGGGACGGCTTCGCATCGGCACCCTGCAAACCATCGGCCACACCCTGCCGTTCACCGCCTGGCTCGCGGAGTTCGCGCACGCCCACCCCGGCGTCGACATCTTCGTCCGGCAGGCGCCGGCGCTGCAGATGCTGGAGATGGTCGCCGGCGGGGAACTGGACTGCGCGCTCGTCCCGGCGCTGCCCGTGTACAGCGAGGGTCTGGACGTCGTTCCGCTCGTCACGGAACCCGTCGTACTGGCATGCGCGGCGGATCATCCGCTCGCCGGCGAGGAGCAGGTGACGCTCGACGGGCTCACAGAGGAGCGTTTCGTGGATGTGCCGCGCCACTGGGCGGTCCGCGCGCAGGTCGACGAGGCCTTCCGCGGCGCCGGTCTGACCCGCCGCATCGTGTGTGAGGTCGAGGAGTGGCCCCTGATGCTCGATCTGGTGGCCGCCGGCGTCGGCATCGCGATCATTCCGGCAGGGCTGGATTTCACCCGCCACGGGAAGTCCGGCGCCCCGCTGCGGCTCATCCCGCTCGCCGGCACCGACTTGAACCGCCGTGTCGACCTCGTCATCCCCAAGGGACACGCGGCGACCCCGGCCGCCCGCCGCTTCCTCGAGCAGGTCGGCAGGAGCCACTGA
- a CDS encoding MarR family winged helix-turn-helix transcriptional regulator — MTADVPLDVEEERFWRALQRVITALPNALDKDLLKSTGLTLSEYTVLMFLSEAENRELRVIDLAELTRLSASRISRVVDALKVRGWVTKRRHEVDARGSVASLTPEGMERLEGAYPSLLTSSRRRVMDHVNHDFLSGMAVQFERVADHLG, encoded by the coding sequence ATGACGGCTGATGTCCCCCTGGACGTAGAAGAAGAGCGCTTCTGGCGTGCCCTGCAACGAGTGATTACCGCGTTGCCGAACGCTCTGGACAAAGACCTTCTGAAGTCGACCGGGCTGACGCTGTCCGAGTACACGGTCCTGATGTTCCTGTCCGAGGCAGAGAACCGTGAACTGCGTGTGATCGATCTCGCCGAACTCACCCGCCTCTCGGCCAGCCGCATCTCCAGGGTGGTCGACGCCCTGAAAGTCCGTGGCTGGGTGACGAAACGGCGGCACGAGGTGGACGCCCGAGGAAGCGTGGCAAGCCTGACGCCCGAGGGAATGGAGCGTCTGGAAGGCGCCTATCCGTCGCTCCTGACCAGTTCGCGCAGACGCGTCATGGACCACGTGAACCACGACTTTCTCTCGGGCATGGCCGTCCAGTTCGAGCGTGTCGCCGACCATCTCGGCTAG
- a CDS encoding MFS transporter, which translates to MTDKPLAQAVSSGPSSRPLTRAGVVVGFAVLCVSYMVNAMDRQVFYPLLPEIRAEFGFSLDQAGLLATGFTLGMALVGLPTSYLMDRLGRKSVLVLSVAVYSLGTLAIPLAGGFADMGVYRLVSGVGEGMQATALYAIVGAFFFHRRAVAAGVVGVAFGAGVFLGPLVGNGLAGTWGGWRGPFYVFAAVGLGIALLVLATVSRTMTEAVTGSGGGTSGDRYGHVPASPYNRNTLGMGVVCAVTGLVNYGFLGLYPTFLREHLGLGAGQAALAISCYGFGATMALPAGWLGDHVNQRSLLAVGFVTTSGTALLIYQYATSAPAQYALAFLMGAFASGILFTNCATAMQRAVRPELVGRGSGLFMLTYYVPAAFSGLLFARLVEALGWGGAGLWQLTVLPLLGSAGLALLDTSKMVVPRRSATTDSTSA; encoded by the coding sequence ATGACAGATAAACCCCTTGCACAGGCCGTTTCCTCCGGGCCCTCCTCCAGGCCGCTCACGCGCGCCGGGGTCGTCGTCGGGTTCGCGGTGCTGTGCGTGTCGTACATGGTCAACGCCATGGATCGGCAGGTCTTCTACCCCCTGCTCCCGGAGATCCGCGCGGAGTTCGGGTTCTCCCTCGACCAGGCAGGGCTGCTCGCCACCGGTTTCACGCTCGGTATGGCCCTGGTCGGGCTTCCTACGAGTTACCTGATGGACCGGCTCGGCCGCAAAAGCGTCCTGGTGCTGAGCGTCGCCGTCTACTCCCTGGGCACCCTGGCCATCCCGCTCGCCGGTGGGTTCGCCGACATGGGTGTCTACCGGCTGGTCTCCGGCGTGGGTGAGGGTATGCAGGCCACCGCCCTGTACGCCATCGTCGGCGCCTTCTTCTTCCACCGCCGGGCGGTCGCCGCCGGAGTCGTCGGCGTCGCCTTCGGCGCGGGCGTCTTCCTCGGCCCACTGGTCGGCAACGGCCTCGCCGGCACCTGGGGCGGCTGGCGTGGCCCGTTCTACGTGTTCGCGGCCGTCGGGCTGGGGATTGCCCTGCTCGTCCTCGCCACCGTCAGCCGCACCATGACCGAGGCGGTCACCGGCAGCGGCGGCGGCACGTCGGGCGACCGCTACGGCCACGTGCCGGCAAGCCCGTACAACCGCAACACGCTCGGCATGGGTGTCGTCTGCGCGGTGACCGGGCTGGTGAACTACGGCTTCCTCGGCCTCTATCCGACGTTCCTGCGCGAGCACCTCGGACTCGGCGCCGGGCAGGCGGCGCTTGCCATTTCCTGCTACGGCTTCGGCGCCACGATGGCGCTGCCGGCCGGCTGGCTCGGCGACCACGTCAACCAACGTTCCCTGCTGGCCGTCGGCTTCGTGACCACCTCCGGCACCGCGCTGCTCATCTACCAGTACGCCACGTCCGCCCCGGCCCAGTACGCCCTGGCCTTCCTCATGGGCGCCTTCGCCAGCGGCATCCTCTTCACCAACTGCGCCACCGCGATGCAGCGTGCGGTGCGACCCGAACTGGTCGGCCGGGGCTCGGGGCTGTTCATGCTGACTTACTATGTGCCGGCGGCCTTCTCTGGGCTGCTCTTCGCGCGGCTGGTCGAGGCGCTCGGCTGGGGCGGCGCCGGTCTGTGGCAGCTGACCGTCCTGCCCCTGCTAGGGTCGGCCGGGCTCGCCCTGCTCGACACATCCAAAATGGTCGTGCCGCGCCGGTCGGCCACCACCGATAGCACGTCCGCGTGA
- a CDS encoding CocE/NonD family hydrolase: protein MGSHSSEVRDGMRIDWDVPIPMDDGVVLRADVFRPVAEGRHPVIMTHGPYAKGLAFQEGYPGMWGPLSAKYPDVTAGSSNRYQNWETVDPEKWVPEGYVCVRVDSRGAGRSPGLLDIFSPRETRDYYECVEWAGTQPWSNGKVGLLGISYYAMNQWQVAALRPPHLAAICPWEGASDLYREFARHGGILNTFTSVWFPVQVAAVQHGVGERGVRNPNTGALVAGPATLSDEELAGRRADAAAELLSRPVEDGWYRERSPELEKIDLPVLSAVNWAHHLHTRGGFEGYARVGSADKWLEVHGNEHFAEFYTDYGVGLQKRFFGHFLKEEDTGWNRQPPVQLNVRHVDGTFEQRAEQEWPLARTQWTELDLDAGTRAMSEKAHTVEERADFAATGEGLTFTTEPFAEDTEITGPAAARIYIASTTTDADLFLTLRVLDPDGKDVTFVSGLDPAGVVAMGWLRASHRATDLGRSLPYRPWHTHDRVQPLTPGAVVALDIEIWPTSVVVPAGYRLALTVTGRDFELPGTGPWPQVYGVPMKGHGIFLHNDPDDRPDEVFGGTTTLFTGPAHPSHLLVPFVPRSAHPAS, encoded by the coding sequence ATGGGAAGTCACAGCAGTGAGGTGCGGGACGGCATGCGCATCGACTGGGATGTCCCGATCCCGATGGACGACGGGGTGGTGCTCCGGGCGGACGTCTTCCGTCCCGTGGCGGAGGGGCGTCATCCCGTGATCATGACCCATGGGCCGTACGCCAAGGGACTGGCCTTCCAGGAGGGCTACCCGGGCATGTGGGGGCCGCTGTCGGCCAAGTACCCGGACGTGACCGCCGGTTCGTCCAACCGGTACCAGAACTGGGAGACCGTCGACCCCGAGAAGTGGGTGCCGGAGGGGTACGTGTGCGTCCGCGTGGACTCGCGGGGTGCCGGGCGCTCACCGGGTCTGCTCGACATCTTCTCCCCGCGTGAGACCCGGGACTACTACGAGTGCGTCGAGTGGGCGGGCACCCAGCCGTGGAGCAACGGCAAGGTGGGTCTGCTGGGGATCTCGTACTACGCGATGAACCAGTGGCAGGTCGCCGCTCTGCGGCCACCGCACCTGGCGGCCATCTGCCCGTGGGAGGGCGCCAGCGACCTCTACCGCGAATTCGCGCGGCACGGCGGGATCCTGAACACGTTCACCTCGGTGTGGTTCCCGGTGCAGGTGGCGGCGGTGCAGCACGGTGTCGGCGAGCGGGGCGTCCGCAACCCCAACACCGGGGCACTCGTCGCGGGGCCCGCCACCCTCTCCGACGAAGAACTGGCCGGGCGCCGTGCCGACGCTGCCGCTGAACTGCTCTCCCGCCCTGTCGAGGACGGCTGGTACCGGGAGCGCTCACCGGAGCTCGAGAAAATCGACCTTCCCGTGCTCTCTGCCGTGAACTGGGCCCACCACCTCCACACCCGGGGCGGGTTCGAGGGTTACGCCCGCGTCGGATCGGCCGACAAGTGGCTGGAGGTGCACGGCAACGAGCACTTCGCGGAGTTCTACACCGACTACGGCGTGGGCCTGCAGAAGCGCTTCTTCGGGCACTTCCTCAAGGAGGAGGACACCGGCTGGAACCGGCAGCCGCCGGTCCAGCTCAACGTGCGCCACGTCGACGGGACGTTCGAGCAACGCGCGGAGCAGGAGTGGCCGCTCGCCCGTACCCAATGGACCGAGCTGGACCTCGATGCGGGGACCAGGGCAATGAGCGAGAAGGCGCACACTGTTGAGGAGCGTGCGGACTTCGCCGCCACCGGCGAGGGACTGACCTTCACCACCGAGCCGTTCGCGGAGGACACCGAGATCACGGGGCCGGCCGCCGCCCGCATCTACATCGCGTCCACCACCACCGACGCGGATCTGTTCCTGACCCTGCGGGTCCTGGACCCGGACGGCAAGGACGTGACCTTCGTCAGCGGCCTGGATCCGGCCGGGGTGGTCGCCATGGGCTGGCTGCGGGCCTCCCACCGTGCCACCGACCTCGGGCGTAGTCTTCCCTACCGTCCGTGGCACACCCACGACCGCGTCCAGCCGCTCACGCCGGGGGCCGTGGTCGCGCTGGACATCGAGATCTGGCCCACCTCCGTCGTGGTGCCGGCCGGCTACCGGCTCGCCCTGACCGTCACCGGCCGTGATTTCGAGCTGCCGGGCACCGGCCCCTGGCCCCAGGTGTACGGCGTGCCGATGAAGGGGCATGGCATCTTCCTGCACAACGACCCCGACGACCGTCCGGACGAGGTCTTCGGTGGCACGACCACGCTGTTCACCGGACCCGCCCACCCCTCCCACCTGCTTGTTCCCTTCGTGCCCAGGAGCGCGCACCCGGCGTCGTGA